The Bombus terrestris chromosome 4, iyBomTerr1.2, whole genome shotgun sequence genome has a window encoding:
- the LOC100642324 gene encoding mediator of RNA polymerase II transcription subunit 15 gives MRLRILFIVLVSTTVAQEKNAQRSVRTPQAQIKYHDPNGLKVDWKFFGAQNQFHSRLENSQIPQQQELAHPQQSAHPQQSAHPQQSAYPQQSVHSQQSYVSQQQSQSELVQIEPDQLEHRSYLQHQTQPEPQQIPNQIQYKTFAQPQPVQEQPDPNQLQYKVYPQPQAPVAPQSDLNQVQYRYSNAPSQAKQVILEDFKPQSIHPDSASFAYPSNAPIAQQYDQQPANAGISQYEHENYEQEEQHKSRRDYADRSLQGKIVYKEDYEQREQQEPQVEHISVPVERLPPPIPQKLVIDKNMPMEIQQLLQYQARLPYEVIANTISYKPKSLFVPKPFPAETKGPYRYRSKVYYVNNDQYEGDYGTTKPVEESQRH, from the exons ATCCTCTTTATCGTTTTGGTTTCGACGACGGTGGCGCAAGAGAAGAACGCGCAGCGTTCTGTTCGTACACCCCAGGCGCAAATTAAGTACCATGATCCAAATG GTCTGAAGGTTGATTGGAAGTTCTTCGGCGCGCAGAACCAATTCCATTCTCGCCTAGAAAATTCCCAAATCCCCCAACAACAAGAATTAGCTCATCCTCAACAATCAGCTCATCCTCAACAATCAGCTCATCCTCAACAATCAGCTTATCCTCAACAATCAGTTCATTCTCAACAATCATACGTGAGTCAGCAGCAATCTCAATCTGAACTCGTGCAAATCGAACCCGACCAATTGGAACATAGATCGTACTTACAACATCAAACTCAACCGGAACCTCAGCAAATTCCCAACCAGATACAATACAAGACATTCGCTCAACCTCAGCCTGTACAAGAACAACCAGATCCAAATCAACTTCAATATAAAGTTTATCCACAACCTCAAGCTCCGGTGGCACCTCAATCTGATCTCAATCAAGTTCAATACAGATACTCAAATGCTCCGTCTCAGGCGAAACAAGTGATTCTAGAAGACTTCAAGCCACAAAGTATCCATCCTGACTCAGCCTCTTTCGCTTACCCATCCAATGCTCCAATTGCTCAACAATACGATCAGCAACCAGCAAATGCTGGCATTTCTCAATACGAACACGAGAATTATGAACAAGAGGAGCAACATAAATCTAGAAGGGACTACGCAGATAGAAGTTTGCAAGGCAAAATAGTATACAAAGAGGACTACGAGCAACGAGAGCAACAGGAGCCACAAGTGGAACACATATCAGTGCCAGTCGAGAGGCTACCGCCGCCAATTCCTCAAAAATTGGTCATCGACAAAAACATGCCAATGGAGATCCAACAATTGTTGCAGTATCAGGCACGGTTACCATACGAAGTTATCGCGAATACTATTTCTTACAAACCAAAATCGTTGTTCGTACCGAAACCGTTTCCAGCTGAGACCAAAGGGCCATATCGGTATCGAAGCAAGGTTTATTACGTGAATAACGATCAGTACGAAGGCGACTATGGGACGACTAAGCCTGTTGAAGAAAGTCAGAGGCATTGA